From Humisphaera borealis, the proteins below share one genomic window:
- a CDS encoding DUF2625 domain-containing protein produces MALNATRHYGSAIAMRPLHELINRDDPAFPLVREWVKAAVRPVDVLPPSHTRDDALFQTQVTTRSAMGAVVYETGGIVVDGGWLRILGSGNAEVTRTLPAWNAGRSDGFFLVADDAVGGFFAINGGALGDDRKNLYYFAPDSLEWEPTEMGYSEFLQWAFSGKLDQFYEWIRWPGWDADVRTLHGDRCYAFYPFLFTKEGAGGCGQRMEVPIEEAWGLQMDLRNQLGSPGQDR; encoded by the coding sequence ATGGCACTCAATGCTACCCGCCATTACGGTAGTGCCATTGCGATGCGGCCATTGCACGAACTCATCAACCGAGACGATCCCGCTTTCCCGCTTGTACGAGAGTGGGTTAAGGCGGCCGTCCGTCCCGTGGATGTCCTGCCGCCATCACACACACGGGATGATGCACTGTTTCAGACCCAAGTGACGACACGCTCTGCCATGGGGGCAGTCGTCTACGAAACCGGCGGAATCGTCGTGGACGGCGGCTGGCTTCGCATCCTGGGTTCCGGCAACGCGGAAGTGACTCGAACGCTGCCGGCGTGGAATGCCGGGCGAAGTGACGGTTTTTTCCTCGTCGCCGACGACGCCGTCGGCGGATTCTTTGCTATCAATGGCGGCGCGTTGGGGGATGACCGAAAAAATCTGTATTACTTCGCCCCGGATTCGCTTGAATGGGAGCCTACCGAGATGGGCTACTCCGAGTTTCTCCAGTGGGCATTTTCTGGGAAGCTTGACCAATTCTATGAGTGGATTCGCTGGCCCGGCTGGGACGCCGACGTGCGCACGCTGCACGGGGATCGCTGCTACGCGTTCTACCCGTTCCTCTTCACAAAAGAAGGTGCGGGAGGCTGCGGCCAGCGCATGGAAGTTCCGATCGAGGAGGCTTGGGGACTACAAATGGATCTTCGGAACCAGCTTGGGTCGCCGGGCCAGGACCGCTGA
- a CDS encoding HPP family protein, which produces MKRFLTLIGLELTPHHHREKLISGLGGFAGIAVVMATTAMLVDHSAVMPVVASLGASAVLLFAAPHGPLSQPWALVMGHLLSAVIGVTCARQIDNAPVAGAASVGLAITAMYYARCIHPPGGATALTAVLGGESLRRLGYSYVLIPVALNVGLILLVAVLFNWLFTWRRYPAALAAHKPEQSVVQREDWAHALREIGSLADVSEDDLAELHHLAVQHARHRHLSRRDGRTQSRPTPSALTR; this is translated from the coding sequence TTGAAGCGATTTCTGACTCTCATCGGACTCGAACTCACGCCCCACCACCACCGGGAAAAGCTCATCTCCGGACTCGGCGGATTTGCCGGCATCGCAGTCGTCATGGCAACCACGGCGATGCTCGTTGACCACTCGGCCGTCATGCCTGTCGTGGCGTCGCTGGGCGCGTCGGCGGTTCTCCTGTTCGCCGCACCGCACGGGCCTTTGTCGCAGCCTTGGGCACTGGTCATGGGCCACCTGCTGTCGGCGGTGATCGGCGTCACCTGTGCCCGCCAGATCGACAACGCTCCCGTCGCCGGCGCCGCCTCCGTCGGCCTCGCGATCACCGCGATGTACTACGCCCGCTGTATCCATCCCCCCGGCGGTGCGACGGCCCTGACGGCAGTTCTGGGCGGCGAGAGCCTGCGACGGCTCGGCTACAGCTACGTGCTGATTCCGGTCGCACTCAACGTCGGGCTCATCCTCCTGGTCGCGGTGCTTTTCAACTGGCTGTTCACCTGGCGGCGATACCCCGCCGCACTTGCCGCCCACAAGCCGGAGCAAAGTGTCGTGCAGCGCGAGGACTGGGCTCACGCGCTTCGCGAAATCGGTTCGCTCGCCGACGTCAGTGAAGACGACTTGGCCGAGCTTCACCACCTCGCCGTCCAACACGCCAGGCACCGACACCTGTCGCGACGCGACGGTCGCACGCAATCGCGCCCGACACCCTCGGCGCTCACCCGCTGA
- a CDS encoding DUF1592 domain-containing protein, protein MRKTVVLLDLRSFKHASLVAFLGAVAFCVNTAPAAPAIDKSVRALFDTHCVSCHDADSKKGGLDLSSVSGDFKTQFDTWLKIHDRIESGEMPPAKAKQRPTAAETEPVLKQLKSQLTGAEKSRRQPGDGRAVYRRLNRTEYENTLRDLLALPGLSVKNLLPDDGRVNGYDKLAGALDLSHVQLSKYLEAADVALTAATAPHAAWPQVYKNRLYAGDSYAFKIVLTNGDAIPIKDFKYDDTLLPIIREDADRPKLGEMEKEKKFPYTGSVGLFRHEDDAFRPKFNPFIASYAGRYRLRISLWSFQYDKGQILPSLRTEQASLRADSRLIGYYDAPSLKPTVHEVEVWLNEGEEICYNAASLWPVRVSERKGKAAEYVGPGIAVDWLDVEGPIFEQWPPASHQQLWGDLPLAPIPRGKPAETDPRLPKRTPIKAIRNAPRIGPITYGAVTSAAPDTDATRLLKDFLRRAFRRTVSTEEVNRYLGLFKSQLSDGAGFEEAMRTTYEAALCSPEFLFLKEPAGRLDPWAVASRLSFFLWNSAPDDELLSLAEKNKLGQKDVLREQVERMLKDPRSERFVEDFTDQWLDLRDIDSTTPDGRLYPEFRPNLRDAMLAESRAYFRAMVDGDLPTTAVVDSDFAFLNQRLAEHYRIPGVEGSAFRKVSLPPDAHRGGLLTQASVLKVTANGTTTSPVKRGAWVQRKIVGRPPEPPPPDVPAIEPDVQGATTVRELLDKHRNNAACAACHTRIDPPGFALESYDVIGGWQERYRSLGQGDAVPKEFSFGRAASYKFGPKVDSAGQTADGRAFDEIAGFKKLLLADEKALARNLVNHLVIYATGAPVGFTDRQAVEQVLEKSAASKYGIKTLIHEIVQSPLFLSK, encoded by the coding sequence ATGCGGAAAACCGTCGTTCTTCTCGACCTGCGCAGCTTCAAGCATGCGTCGTTGGTCGCCTTCCTGGGCGCGGTGGCGTTCTGCGTAAACACAGCCCCGGCCGCCCCGGCGATCGACAAGAGCGTCCGCGCACTCTTCGACACCCACTGCGTCAGTTGCCACGACGCCGATTCGAAGAAGGGAGGCCTCGACCTCTCCTCGGTCTCCGGCGACTTCAAGACGCAGTTCGACACCTGGCTGAAAATCCACGACCGCATCGAGTCCGGCGAGATGCCCCCGGCCAAGGCCAAACAGCGGCCGACGGCGGCGGAGACCGAGCCGGTGCTCAAACAACTGAAGTCGCAACTGACCGGCGCCGAAAAGTCCCGCCGTCAGCCCGGCGACGGGCGCGCCGTTTACCGGCGGCTCAACCGCACCGAATACGAGAACACGCTGCGCGATTTGCTCGCGCTGCCGGGGCTGTCGGTGAAGAACCTGCTTCCCGACGACGGCCGAGTGAACGGGTACGACAAGCTCGCCGGCGCACTCGATCTGTCGCACGTGCAGTTGTCCAAATATCTAGAAGCGGCCGATGTCGCACTGACCGCCGCCACTGCCCCCCACGCCGCCTGGCCGCAGGTCTACAAGAACCGCCTGTACGCCGGCGATTCGTACGCGTTCAAGATCGTTCTGACCAACGGCGACGCTATCCCGATCAAGGATTTCAAGTACGACGACACGCTGCTTCCCATCATCCGCGAGGACGCCGACCGCCCGAAGCTCGGCGAGATGGAGAAGGAAAAGAAGTTCCCCTACACCGGCTCGGTCGGCCTTTTCCGCCACGAGGACGACGCGTTTCGTCCGAAGTTCAACCCGTTCATCGCGTCGTACGCCGGCCGCTATCGCCTTCGCATCTCGCTCTGGTCGTTCCAGTACGACAAGGGACAGATCCTGCCGAGCCTGAGGACCGAGCAGGCCTCGCTGCGGGCCGATTCGCGGCTGATCGGCTACTACGATGCGCCGTCGCTCAAGCCGACCGTTCATGAAGTCGAAGTCTGGCTGAACGAGGGGGAAGAGATCTGCTACAACGCCGCCTCGCTCTGGCCGGTGCGCGTCAGCGAGCGTAAGGGCAAGGCGGCGGAGTATGTCGGCCCGGGGATCGCCGTGGACTGGCTGGATGTCGAGGGCCCCATCTTCGAGCAGTGGCCGCCGGCGAGCCATCAGCAACTCTGGGGCGATCTCCCCCTGGCTCCCATTCCCCGTGGCAAGCCCGCCGAAACCGACCCCCGCCTGCCGAAGCGCACGCCGATCAAGGCGATCCGCAACGCGCCGCGGATCGGCCCGATCACCTACGGTGCCGTCACATCCGCCGCCCCGGATACCGATGCCACCCGACTGCTCAAGGATTTCTTACGGCGGGCCTTTCGCCGAACCGTCTCAACCGAAGAAGTGAACCGTTACTTGGGGCTCTTCAAATCGCAGCTCTCCGACGGCGCCGGCTTTGAAGAGGCGATGCGCACCACCTACGAGGCCGCCTTGTGCTCGCCGGAGTTTCTGTTCCTCAAGGAACCGGCCGGCAGGCTAGACCCCTGGGCGGTCGCCAGCCGGCTGTCGTTCTTCCTTTGGAACTCGGCCCCCGACGACGAATTGCTTTCGCTGGCCGAGAAGAACAAGCTGGGGCAGAAAGATGTGCTGCGCGAGCAGGTCGAGCGGATGCTGAAAGACCCCAGGTCCGAGCGGTTCGTCGAAGACTTCACCGACCAGTGGCTCGACCTGCGCGACATCGATTCCACCACACCCGACGGGCGGCTTTACCCGGAGTTCCGGCCCAACCTCCGCGACGCGATGCTCGCCGAATCGCGGGCCTACTTTCGGGCGATGGTCGACGGCGATCTGCCGACGACGGCGGTTGTCGATTCCGACTTTGCCTTCCTCAACCAGCGCCTCGCCGAGCATTACCGCATTCCCGGCGTCGAAGGCTCGGCGTTTCGCAAGGTGTCGCTGCCGCCCGACGCCCATCGCGGCGGATTGCTGACGCAGGCGAGCGTGCTGAAGGTGACCGCCAACGGCACCACGACCAGCCCGGTGAAGCGCGGCGCCTGGGTGCAGCGGAAGATCGTCGGCCGCCCGCCGGAACCGCCGCCGCCCGACGTGCCGGCGATCGAGCCCGATGTGCAGGGCGCTACGACCGTCCGCGAGCTGCTCGACAAGCACCGCAACAACGCCGCCTGCGCAGCCTGCCACACCCGCATCGATCCGCCCGGCTTCGCGCTGGAAAGCTATGACGTCATCGGCGGCTGGCAGGAGCGCTACCGGTCGCTCGGCCAGGGCGACGCCGTTCCAAAGGAGTTCAGCTTCGGCCGGGCCGCCAGTTACAAGTTCGGTCCGAAGGTCGACAGCGCCGGCCAAACCGCCGACGGCAGGGCGTTCGACGAGATCGCCGGCTTCAAGAAACTGTTGCTCGCCGACGAGAAGGCCTTGGCGCGGAATCTGGTCAACCACCTGGTGATCTATGCCACCGGCGCGCCGGTCGGCTTCACCGATCGCCAGGCGGTCGAACAGGTGCTCGAAAAATCCGCCGCGAGCAAGTACGGCATCAAGACGCTGATTCACGAGATCGTGCAGAGTCCGTTGTTCTTATCGAAGTGA
- a CDS encoding DUF1552 domain-containing protein, translated as MAGRSLSRRTFLRGTGVALSLPLLDAMIPALARAKAVEAAARPRRMIAIQTNMGILPQFFFPEGTGKDYKPSEYLKVLDGYRDRMSVFSGVSHPGVDGGHAAEASFLTAAPHPGSGAFRNTVSLDQLAAEQIGPATRFPTLATRIGNERGSLSYTRGGVMIPSERSPAALYRQMFVQGTAKEIDARLTDLRTGRSVLDFVNDSAKRIEKDLGPKDKDRLDQYFTSVRDLEKNMVKSEEWEKKPKPSVAVPEPKDVDGRQMTASHKLMYDVIRLALETDSTRLVTVFINTIGNASDIAGVTHETHSLTHHGNRPETLTELKTIETMQFHALADLLKGLDATKEGEQTMLDRTMVLYGTCMGSANSHSNINLPAILVGGGFRHGGHVAFDTKKNHPLPNLYVSMLQQLGLEIDRFATSTGTMRGIEVKA; from the coding sequence ATGGCCGGCCGTTCCCTCTCGCGTCGCACCTTCCTCCGCGGCACCGGCGTTGCGCTCTCGCTTCCGCTGCTGGATGCGATGATCCCCGCCCTGGCCCGGGCCAAAGCCGTCGAGGCCGCCGCCCGGCCCCGGCGGATGATCGCCATCCAGACCAACATGGGCATCCTGCCGCAGTTCTTCTTCCCCGAAGGCACCGGCAAGGACTACAAACCCTCGGAATACCTCAAGGTGCTCGACGGCTACCGCGACCGCATGAGCGTCTTCAGCGGCGTATCGCACCCCGGCGTGGATGGCGGCCACGCCGCCGAGGCATCGTTCCTCACCGCCGCCCCGCACCCCGGCAGCGGGGCGTTTCGAAATACCGTCTCTCTCGACCAGCTTGCCGCCGAACAGATCGGCCCGGCCACCCGCTTCCCGACCCTCGCCACCCGCATCGGCAACGAACGCGGAAGCCTCTCTTACACCCGCGGCGGCGTGATGATCCCCAGCGAGCGCAGCCCCGCCGCGCTCTACCGGCAGATGTTCGTCCAGGGCACCGCCAAAGAGATCGACGCCCGCCTGACCGATCTCCGCACCGGCCGCAGCGTGCTCGATTTCGTCAACGACAGTGCCAAGCGAATCGAGAAGGATCTGGGCCCGAAAGACAAAGACCGCCTCGACCAGTACTTCACCAGCGTCCGCGACCTAGAGAAGAACATGGTGAAGTCCGAAGAGTGGGAGAAGAAGCCGAAACCGAGCGTAGCCGTGCCCGAGCCCAAGGACGTGGACGGCCGGCAGATGACGGCATCGCACAAGCTGATGTACGACGTCATCCGCCTGGCGCTCGAAACCGACAGCACCCGGCTGGTGACCGTCTTCATCAACACCATCGGCAACGCCAGCGACATCGCCGGCGTCACCCACGAAACCCACTCGCTGACGCACCACGGCAACCGTCCGGAAACGCTGACCGAATTGAAGACGATCGAGACCATGCAGTTCCACGCCCTGGCCGACCTGCTCAAAGGGCTCGACGCGACGAAGGAAGGCGAGCAGACCATGCTCGACCGCACGATGGTGCTCTACGGCACCTGCATGGGCAGCGCCAATTCCCACTCCAACATCAACCTCCCCGCGATCCTCGTCGGCGGCGGTTTCCGCCATGGCGGACACGTGGCGTTCGACACCAAAAAGAACCACCCGCTGCCCAACCTCTACGTGTCGATGCTCCAGCAACTGGGACTCGAAATCGACCGCTTCGCCACCAGCACGGGCACGATGCGCGGGATTGAGGTCAAGGCGTGA
- the tsaE gene encoding tRNA (adenosine(37)-N6)-threonylcarbamoyltransferase complex ATPase subunit type 1 TsaE, translating into MPPKVNLLLTETHESSSVEQTEQIAAALAATLVGGEVIALHGDLGAGKTQFVRGLVRGLGGDPLRVSSPTYVLLHIYAQSPESADAMRLAVFHLDAYRVGGADDFEAIGFSELLEQGGVVVVEWPSRVAELLPSERIEVRIEPTGESARRITISR; encoded by the coding sequence ATGCCACCCAAGGTGAACCTCTTGCTGACTGAAACCCACGAATCCTCGAGCGTCGAGCAGACCGAGCAGATTGCCGCGGCTCTGGCGGCGACGCTTGTCGGCGGGGAGGTGATCGCGCTGCACGGCGATCTCGGCGCGGGCAAGACACAGTTCGTTCGCGGATTGGTGCGCGGCCTCGGCGGCGATCCGCTGCGCGTCAGCAGTCCGACCTACGTGCTGCTGCACATTTACGCACAGTCGCCGGAATCCGCCGACGCGATGCGGCTGGCGGTGTTCCACCTCGACGCGTATCGCGTCGGCGGGGCGGACGACTTTGAGGCGATCGGCTTCAGCGAACTGCTGGAGCAGGGCGGCGTGGTGGTCGTCGAGTGGCCGAGCCGGGTGGCGGAACTGCTGCCGAGCGAGCGGATCGAAGTTCGGATCGAGCCGACTGGAGAAAGCGCCCGGCGGATCACGATCAGCAGGTAG
- a CDS encoding IS4 family transposase, with the protein MRRSGNLLDEHLHRLAALPAHGNTILGRDQLVKGLLLSFFDPMARSLRRIEDCGDFQGDLRLDKLARSTTADALAAFDPQLLVPLIDDLQQRVPNLGDADGLEGITRQIIAADGTYMTTLCDVAWAMRQKNRDGGVQGQVRANVQLDAGNWIPRVLTVSGDDGHSEAAAFAADLLPGVLYVVDRNFVEFGFLGAVLDKGSDFVVRIKSNQPAMTVVQTLPPSAADVEAGVIAEEVVRLPGRDAPAGLFRCITIESTDRSGESQALRLLTNLPAATVGAHVVGAVYRLRWQIELFFKWLKTWAGMDHLLSTSRNGITTQLYIAVIAVLMMYVQSGYRVSVYALAALGRVARGQMSIQEAMAVIAKRERERSLERARQARLRARKKLA; encoded by the coding sequence GTGCGCCGCTCCGGGAATCTCCTCGACGAACATCTCCATCGTCTGGCGGCGCTGCCGGCTCACGGCAACACCATCCTCGGCCGCGACCAGTTGGTCAAAGGCCTGCTCCTGTCGTTCTTCGATCCCATGGCCCGATCGCTGCGACGCATCGAAGACTGCGGCGACTTCCAGGGCGATCTGCGACTCGACAAGCTGGCACGCTCGACCACCGCCGACGCTCTTGCAGCGTTCGACCCTCAGCTGCTCGTGCCGCTGATCGACGACCTGCAGCAACGTGTCCCGAATCTCGGCGACGCCGACGGCCTCGAAGGGATCACCCGGCAGATCATCGCCGCCGACGGCACTTACATGACCACGCTGTGCGATGTGGCCTGGGCGATGCGCCAAAAGAACCGCGACGGCGGCGTGCAGGGACAGGTCCGCGCCAACGTCCAGCTCGACGCCGGCAACTGGATTCCCCGCGTGCTGACCGTCAGCGGCGACGACGGGCATTCGGAGGCCGCGGCCTTCGCCGCCGACCTCCTGCCCGGCGTGCTGTACGTCGTGGACCGCAACTTCGTCGAGTTCGGCTTCCTCGGCGCCGTCCTGGACAAGGGCAGCGACTTTGTCGTTCGTATCAAATCCAACCAACCGGCGATGACGGTGGTCCAGACCCTGCCGCCGTCGGCGGCGGACGTCGAGGCGGGCGTGATCGCCGAGGAAGTGGTGAGACTTCCCGGCCGCGACGCGCCGGCGGGCCTGTTCCGCTGCATCACCATCGAGAGCACCGACCGATCGGGCGAATCCCAGGCACTGCGGCTGCTGACCAATCTTCCCGCGGCGACGGTCGGGGCTCACGTCGTCGGCGCCGTTTACCGGCTGCGCTGGCAGATCGAGCTGTTTTTCAAGTGGCTCAAGACCTGGGCGGGAATGGACCACCTGCTGAGCACCAGCCGCAATGGGATCACCACGCAGCTGTACATCGCGGTGATCGCCGTGCTGATGATGTACGTGCAGAGCGGCTACCGCGTCAGCGTCTACGCCCTGGCGGCGCTGGGCCGCGTGGCCCGGGGCCAGATGTCGATCCAGGAGGCGATGGCGGTGATCGCCAAACGCGAGCGAGAGCGTTCGCTGGAACGAGCGCGTCAGGCCCGGCTGCGGGCACGCAAGAAGCTGGCCTGA
- a CDS encoding immunity 22 family protein: protein MKNRKKITRDGPPHFGEEGRVSIWVGIAPLKKVPKDYFDENHEDEDAPIDQFAADFGFGYYSHDLVELNDEEPKPRPTHELLAFHSYSMSFIDEAAAAAAKAGVKTSQFAVVMFDFDYNPKVTGVSRNAYLQFIGSFDYDKDAPVAAEDIDVTE, encoded by the coding sequence ATGAAGAATCGAAAGAAGATCACACGCGACGGTCCCCCACACTTTGGCGAAGAAGGGCGTGTCTCCATCTGGGTGGGCATCGCGCCGCTGAAGAAGGTGCCGAAAGACTACTTCGACGAGAACCACGAAGACGAGGATGCGCCGATCGATCAGTTCGCGGCGGATTTCGGCTTCGGCTACTACAGCCACGACCTGGTCGAGCTCAACGACGAAGAGCCCAAGCCCCGGCCGACCCATGAGCTGCTGGCGTTTCACTCGTATTCAATGTCGTTCATCGACGAAGCCGCGGCCGCAGCCGCCAAGGCGGGCGTGAAGACGTCGCAGTTCGCCGTGGTGATGTTCGACTTCGACTATAACCCGAAGGTGACCGGCGTCTCGCGGAACGCGTACCTGCAGTTCATCGGCAGCTTCGACTACGACAAGGACGCGCCGGTGGCCGCCGAGGACATCGATGTGACGGAGTAG
- a CDS encoding ATP-grasp domain-containing protein — MFADQLLAVRQSGYSASFCPDSVIQEGKPLRNMPAGATVVYRGWMLNATEYDRLAAAIGAATATPLTSPDKYLATHHLPNWYPLIAEFTPETFVIPLTADFETELRSLGWDEFFIKDYVKSLKTSRGSIVKDPSEIGSVVAEMERFRGMIEGGLCVRRVESFIAESERRYFVLNGRPFSPDGQPAPDLIHQVASRISSPYFSVDVIRRDDGVLRVVEVGDGQVSDLVGWTASAFAAIWAAV; from the coding sequence ATGTTCGCCGATCAACTGTTGGCGGTCCGCCAATCGGGGTACTCGGCATCTTTCTGTCCGGATTCTGTAATCCAGGAAGGCAAGCCGCTTCGCAACATGCCGGCCGGCGCGACGGTCGTCTACCGTGGCTGGATGTTGAATGCGACGGAGTACGATCGGCTTGCTGCGGCGATCGGTGCCGCTACCGCGACTCCGCTGACGTCGCCTGACAAGTACCTCGCGACGCACCACCTCCCCAACTGGTATCCACTGATTGCGGAGTTCACGCCCGAGACTTTTGTGATTCCCTTGACCGCTGACTTCGAGACCGAACTTCGTTCGCTCGGATGGGACGAGTTCTTCATCAAGGATTACGTCAAGTCATTAAAGACCTCGCGCGGTTCCATCGTGAAAGATCCATCGGAGATCGGATCCGTCGTCGCGGAGATGGAGCGGTTCAGGGGCATGATCGAGGGCGGGCTTTGCGTCCGTCGTGTGGAATCGTTCATTGCCGAGTCTGAGCGGCGTTACTTTGTGCTGAACGGCAGGCCATTCTCACCCGATGGTCAACCCGCGCCCGACTTGATTCATCAGGTGGCCTCGCGAATCTCGTCTCCTTACTTCTCGGTTGACGTCATCCGTCGCGACGATGGCGTGCTGCGCGTGGTCGAGGTCGGGGACGGCCAAGTCTCCGATTTAGTAGGATGGACGGCTTCCGCGTTTGCCGCTATCTGGGCGGCGGTCTGA
- a CDS encoding laminin G domain-containing protein, whose amino-acid sequence MLNFSFAAANQPEGFTRVADVSTLANHGTAKGLTVVDGRDGKKAARFDGSASIDIPKSPSLNPANSGWSVQIVCKPEKDNGVLFASGGPSNGYSLLLQDGKPTFVVAAGGKPSRAQADKPIVGEWHRVLAAIRGDGQIAIYVDGQKVASAPLSSLIAKEPNDNLQVGTDARSAVTDKPAPTGYVGLMESVEVFSGTLVPKN is encoded by the coding sequence GTGCTGAACTTCAGCTTCGCCGCCGCCAACCAGCCCGAAGGCTTCACGCGCGTCGCCGACGTCTCGACGCTCGCCAACCACGGCACCGCCAAAGGGCTCACCGTCGTGGACGGCCGCGACGGAAAGAAGGCTGCCCGGTTCGACGGCAGCGCTTCAATCGACATTCCGAAGTCGCCGTCGCTGAATCCCGCCAACAGCGGTTGGAGCGTCCAGATCGTCTGCAAGCCTGAGAAAGACAACGGCGTCCTGTTCGCATCGGGTGGCCCGTCGAACGGTTATTCGCTGCTGCTTCAGGACGGGAAACCGACCTTCGTTGTCGCCGCCGGCGGCAAGCCCAGCCGAGCCCAGGCCGACAAGCCGATCGTCGGGGAATGGCATCGCGTTCTCGCGGCGATTCGAGGCGACGGGCAGATCGCGATCTACGTCGACGGCCAGAAGGTCGCGTCGGCCCCTCTCTCCTCTTTGATTGCCAAAGAGCCCAACGACAACCTGCAGGTCGGAACCGACGCCCGCTCAGCCGTCACCGACAAACCCGCACCCACCGGCTATGTCGGCCTGATGGAATCAGTCGAGGTCTTCAGCGGGACGCTCGTGCCGAAGAACTAA
- the pepF gene encoding oligoendopeptidase F — MAKTQSLPPRAKVKTADTWNLDSLFKSDADWEKAFGEWEKQIAGFEKFRGKLKESAEMVAACLKFDAAIDRMGERLGVYAFLKTAEDQGNSDYQRMKGRYQHVSTRAGELASFIRPELLAIPDKKMKAFLADPSLADWKLALDRVVRYRPHTLGDKEEQLLAMQGQMSDAANQIFRQLNDADLKWPAIKNEKGQKVELSHSSFSAFLHSPSRAVRKEAFHTYYAQFDAHKNTIAASLNGSVQRDVYYAKVRNHPSALEAALFPDRMPTSVYTNLIDSVHANLPAVHRYLELRRKKMKIKDIHQYDTYVPILSDLDKKYSWEQATKAVIESLEPLGTEYCKTLNDGLSAARWSDRYPNQGKQSGAFSYGTFDGLPYIMMNYQPTVLDHVFTLAHEAGHSMHSWYSARNQPFQYYNYTIFVAEVASTFNEQLLARHLMAKAKTKQEKAYLINRQIDGIRATLVRQTMFAEFEKVIHAIVEAGEPLTVDKLRSEYRKLLDLYFGEDFVIDKELELECLRIPHFYRAFYVYKYATGLSAAIALSERVTTGGAKELNDYLGFLKGGCSKDPLDLLRGAGVDMEKPDAVNSAMAVFDRLVGELDELL, encoded by the coding sequence ATGGCCAAAACCCAATCCCTGCCGCCGCGTGCCAAAGTCAAAACCGCCGACACCTGGAATCTCGATTCGCTCTTTAAGAGCGACGCCGACTGGGAGAAGGCGTTTGGCGAGTGGGAAAAGCAGATCGCCGGGTTCGAGAAGTTCCGCGGCAAGCTGAAGGAGTCGGCCGAGATGGTCGCCGCTTGTCTGAAGTTTGACGCCGCCATCGATCGCATGGGCGAACGGCTGGGCGTCTATGCGTTCCTGAAGACCGCCGAGGACCAGGGCAACAGCGACTACCAGCGGATGAAGGGGCGATACCAGCACGTCTCGACCAGGGCCGGCGAGTTGGCAAGCTTCATTCGGCCGGAACTGCTGGCGATCCCCGACAAGAAGATGAAGGCGTTCCTTGCCGACCCTTCCCTGGCCGACTGGAAGCTGGCGCTGGACCGGGTCGTTCGGTACCGCCCGCACACGCTCGGCGACAAGGAAGAGCAACTGCTCGCGATGCAGGGGCAGATGTCGGACGCGGCCAACCAGATTTTCCGACAGCTCAATGACGCCGACCTGAAGTGGCCGGCGATCAAGAATGAGAAGGGGCAGAAGGTCGAGCTGTCGCACAGCTCGTTCTCGGCGTTCCTGCATTCGCCGAGCCGGGCGGTGCGGAAGGAAGCATTCCATACGTATTACGCGCAGTTCGACGCCCACAAGAACACAATCGCGGCGAGCCTGAACGGGTCGGTGCAGCGCGACGTCTACTACGCCAAGGTGCGCAATCACCCGTCGGCGCTGGAGGCGGCGCTCTTTCCCGACAGGATGCCGACCAGCGTCTACACCAACCTGATCGACAGCGTTCACGCCAACCTGCCGGCGGTGCACCGGTACCTGGAGCTTCGTCGCAAGAAGATGAAGATCAAGGACATCCACCAGTACGACACGTATGTGCCGATCCTGTCGGACCTGGACAAGAAGTATTCGTGGGAGCAGGCGACCAAGGCGGTAATCGAGTCGCTCGAGCCGTTGGGCACGGAGTATTGCAAGACGCTCAACGACGGGCTGTCGGCGGCCCGCTGGAGCGACCGCTACCCCAACCAGGGCAAGCAGAGCGGAGCGTTCAGTTACGGCACGTTCGACGGGCTGCCGTACATCATGATGAACTACCAGCCGACGGTGCTGGATCATGTGTTCACGCTGGCACACGAGGCGGGGCACAGCATGCACAGCTGGTACTCGGCGCGGAACCAGCCGTTCCAGTACTACAACTACACAATCTTCGTCGCCGAGGTGGCCAGCACGTTCAACGAGCAGTTGCTCGCCCGGCACCTGATGGCCAAGGCGAAAACGAAGCAGGAGAAGGCATACCTGATCAACCGTCAGATCGACGGCATCCGCGCGACGCTGGTGCGGCAGACGATGTTCGCGGAGTTCGAGAAGGTGATCCACGCGATCGTCGAAGCGGGTGAGCCGCTGACGGTGGACAAGCTGCGGAGCGAATACCGCAAGCTGCTGGACCTGTATTTCGGCGAAGACTTTGTCATCGACAAGGAGCTGGAGCTGGAGTGCCTGCGGATTCCGCACTTCTACCGTGCTTTCTACGTCTACAAGTACGCGACGGGGCTGAGCGCGGCGATCGCGCTGAGCGAACGCGTGACCACGGGCGGCGCGAAGGAACTGAACGACTACCTCGGCTTCCTGAAAGGCGGCTGCTCGAAAGACCCGCTCGACCTGCTGCGCGGGGCGGGCGTCGATATGGAGAAGCCCGACGCGGTGAACAGTGCGATGGCGGTGTTCGACCGGCTGGTCGGAGAATTGGATGAATTGTTGTAA